Proteins encoded within one genomic window of Pristiophorus japonicus isolate sPriJap1 chromosome 11, sPriJap1.hap1, whole genome shotgun sequence:
- the LOC139275652 gene encoding LOW QUALITY PROTEIN: uncharacterized protein (The sequence of the model RefSeq protein was modified relative to this genomic sequence to represent the inferred CDS: substituted 1 base at 1 genomic stop codon), which translates to LIYNPSIYHPSIYNSSIYNPLIYHPXIYNPSIYNPSIYHPSIYNPSIYHPSIYNPSIDNPSIYHPSIYNPSIYNPSIYHPSIYKPSIYNPSIYHPSIDHPSVYNPSIYNPSIYHPSIYHPSIYNPSIYHPSIYNPSIYNPSIYHPLIYNPSIYNPSIYNPSIYHPSIYHPSIYPPIDL; encoded by the exons ttgatctataacccatcgatctatcacccatcgatctataactcaTCGATCTATAATCCATTGATCTATCACCCatagatctataacccatcgatctacaacccgtcgatctatcacccatcgatttataacccatcgatctatcacccatcgatctataacccatcgatcgatAACCCATCGAtttatcacccatcgatctataacccatcgatctataacccatcgatctatcacccatcgatctataaaccatcgatctataacccatcgatctatcatcCATCGATCGATCATCCATCtgtctataacccatcgatctataatcCATCGATCTATCATCCATCAATCTATCACCCAtctatctataacccatcgatttatcacccatcgatctataacccatcgatctataatccatcgatttatcacccattgatctataacccatcgatctataacccatcgatctataacccatcgatttatcacccatcgatctatcacccatcaATCTATC cacccatcgatctataa
- the LOC139275653 gene encoding LOW QUALITY PROTEIN: uncharacterized protein (The sequence of the model RefSeq protein was modified relative to this genomic sequence to represent the inferred CDS: substituted 1 base at 1 genomic stop codon), with protein sequence LIYNPSIYHPSIYNSSIYNPLTYHPSIYNPSIYNPLIYHPSIYNPSIYHPSIYNPSIDNPSIYHPSIYNPSIYNPSIYNPLIYHATIHHPSINNPSIXNPSIYNPSIYHLLIYNPSIYNPSIYNPSIYHLLIYHPSIYRQSIYKPSIYHPSIYKPSIYHPSIYKPSIYHPSIYHQSIYNPSIYNRSIYHPSIYNPSIYNPSIYHPSIYHPSIYNPSIYHPSIYNPSIYNPSIYNPSIYHPSIYHPSIYCPSIYKPSINNPLICNPSIYHPSIYKSSVYHPSIYKRTIYHPSIYKPSIYHPSIYNPSIYHPSIYRPSIYKPSINNPLIYNPSLYHPSIYKSSIYHPSIYKRSIYHPSIYKPSIYHPSIYKPSIHHPSIYNPSIYHPSIYNPSIYNPSIYNPSIYHPSIYHPSIYCPSIYKPSINNPLICNPSIYHPSIYKPSVYHPSIYKRSIYHPSIYKPSIYHPSIYNPSIYHPSIYRPSIYKPSINNPLIYNPSLYHPSIYHPSIYKPSIYHPSIYKPSIYNPSIYNRSIDHPSIYDP encoded by the coding sequence ttgatctataacccatcgatctatcacccatcgatctataactcaTCGATCTATAATCCATTGacctatcacccatcgatctataacccatcgatctataacccgtTGATTTATCACCCATCGatttataacccatcgatctatcacccatcgatctataacccatcgatcgatAACCCATCGAtttatcacccatcgatctataacccatcgatctataacccatcaaTCTATAACCCATTGATTTATCACGCAACGATCCATCATCCATCGATCAATAACCCATCGATCTaaaacccatcgatctataacccatcgatttaTCACCTattgatctataacccatcgatctataacccatcgatctataacccatcaaTTTATCACCTATTGATCTATCATCCATCGATCTATCGCCAATCGATCTATAAaccatcgatctatcacccatcgatctataaaccatcgatctatcacccatcgatctataaaccatcgatctatcacccatcgatctatcaccaatcgatctataacccatcgatctataaccgatcgatctatcacccatcgatctataacccatcgatctataatcCATCCATCTATCATCCATCaatctatcacccatcgatctataacccatcgatttatcacccatcgatctataacccatcgatctataacccatcgatctataacccatcgatttatcacccatcgatctatcacccatcaATCTATTGCCCATCGATCTATAAACCATCGATCAATAACCCATTGATCTgtaacccatcgatctatcacccatcgatctataaatCATCGgtctatcacccatcgatctataaacgaacgatctatcacccatcgatctataaaccatcaatctatcacccatcgatctataacccatcgatctatcatcCATCAATCTATCGCCCATCGATCTATAAACCATCGATCAATAACCCATTGATCTATAACCCGTCGctctatcacccatcgatctataaatcatcgatctatcacccatcgatctataaacgatcgatctatcacccatcgatctataaaccatcgatctatcacccatcgatctataaacCATCGATccatcacccatcgatctataacccatcgatttatcacccatcgatctataacccatcgatctataacccatcgatctataacccatcgatttatcacccatcgatctatcacccatcaATCTATTGCCCATCGATCTATAAACCATCGATCAATAACCCATTGATCTgtaacccatcgatctatcacccatcgatctataaacCATCGgtctatcacccatcgatctataaacgatcgatctatcacccatcgatctataaaccatcgatctatcacccatcgatctataacccatcgatctatcatcCATCAATCTATCGCCCATCGATCTATAAACCATCGATCAATAACCCATTGATCTATAACCCGTCGctctatcacccatcgatctatcacccatcgatctataaaccatcgatctatcacccatcgatctataaaccatcgatctataacccatcgatctataaccgaTCGATCGATCACCCATCGATCTATGACCCAtaa